The sequence GAATATGGAATTGTTCCTATATGAGCTCCTGCTTTTGCCGCTTCTTTAGCATGCCAAGGATTTCTAATACTAGCTGCTATAATTTCTGTATTTAAGTTATGCTTTTCAAAAATCTCCGCAATTTCTGAAATCAAAGTTACACTATCTGTTCCTACATCATCAAGTCTTCCTAAAAATGGGCTTACATATGTCGCACCTGCTCTTGCTGCTAAAAGAGCTTGAGAAGGAGTAAATATAAGCGTCACATTTGTTTTTATACCTATCTCAGACAATTTTTTACAAGCTTTTAATCCTTCAATCGTCATTGGAAGTTTTATAACTATATTTTCATGAATCTCTGTCAAAG comes from Cetobacterium sp. ZOR0034 and encodes:
- the fsa gene encoding fructose-6-phosphate aldolase, producing IREANDMGVICGVTTNPSLIVKEGRVFKEVIKEITEIVDGPISAEVISLEADKMVEEAIPLTEIHENIVIKLPMTIEGLKACKKLSEIGIKTNVTLIFTPSQALLAARAGATYVSPFLGRLDDVGTDSVTLISEIAEIFEKHNLNTEIIAASIRNPWHAKEAAKAGAHIGTIPYS